Below is a window of Vanessa tameamea isolate UH-Manoa-2023 chromosome 11, ilVanTame1 primary haplotype, whole genome shotgun sequence DNA.
gcaacgcTTTGCGTTGTTTTTTTCGCTCGAGAcatttcagttcccaaggttggaggcgcgttggcgatctaaggaatagttgatatttcttatagcgccaatgtctatgtatagaaatatatatgaaatatcaaaAGTTCTCAAAAACATCGATTTTGTGTTCATAGAGGTCAGAGGTGAGAGATGTAACCTTACAACTAATTTTATGTCTATTttccaatttatatttacagtaatcaatttgtttaatttcatttataatttagaaatttcgtatttattttactttaatttaaatattttataaacaatatatttgattattgtaTACAGATATTcctaaataaaagcaaatacatTTTCCCAGGAATCTATAGTACCTAAGTATATTGTTAGAGGGTATTACTCAAGTAATAAACTCGAAATTTCAACAaagttattcaatataagatttgcaaagttataattaaaaaacaaaatcatttgagaatagtttatttttaattgactatTATAAATGgcacattatattatgtacaaattaattCATCCTCCGTCCTTTTCATTCGTTGTATACAAattagtaacttttttatttctgtttcggATTTCGTTGTATATTTCATGAGCCGTTGCTGCAGCACCAAGAAATCCAAAACcctttttctgtaaaaaaaatattacatgttttACATAAGTTTACATCCATATTTACATCACACTGTTTCCCAAAAAATCGATTCATTGCTTTTTTTAACGTTTGTGAGTTCTACAAACAAAAAtccgaatatttttattgttgctAATAACAGATACTTAACTTTTGATAACACAAATTGATGGTTTCTAATACATAATTGAAGCTGAGTGGATCacgttttatttttctagtGGTAATAGAGCTTAACCgctttgcaatattttataaccattaatagtattttttaattaacttacaaTTACACGGCCTccttttctaataaaatattttatgttggaTTTAGGATCTGCACTAG
It encodes the following:
- the LOC113396179 gene encoding uncharacterized protein LOC113396179, whose protein sequence is MKFSTIFVMLMAVLALFADQTSADPKSNIKYFIRKGGRVIKKGFGFLGAAATAHEIYNEIRNRNKKVTNLYTTNEKDGG